The genomic segment tattatatttttaagtatgcttttttatatatttacttttttattgttctattttcatttgaaatatatttctatttttatttttcttataaagCCTTAATTTTTAACATTCCACTATTCCTATTTTGTCAAtacatttgaatatatacaaatatatatatatatatatatatatatatatatatatattttttttaatatatatttatatattcatttttctatataaaaattaattaaaaatttaagaatttttttatatttttttttaactttagTATGATATGATATTTCATTCATAAATAgttttattataaagattaaaaaattcaagaattaaaaagaaaaaaaaaaaaaaaaaaaaaaaaaaattggaatttatatttttatacatttttttatttatgaaacaaattattaaaaagaatataaaaaattttatttttttattttctcatatattacaatatataactattataattatatgtttattcgATTTGCAgctacacatatatatatatatatataattatttatttatttatttattcattatcATTTCAGCTTGactttctttttaaaaaatgaatctaTCATGAGTTGGTTTCTTGGGGTTTGTTGTAACGTATGTTTTTTACCTTTTGCGAATGTTTCATTttgttgtattatttttttattagtttcttcttctttcattttttttaatttatcagaTATATCTTGAGGTGTAATTTGTTCGCAAAGGGATATGCATATAAATCCTTTGATAATTTGCCAAACGAATGTTCTTAAATTATGTGCATTGAATTTATAATGTTTCTTATTAAAttctattaaataattatctacatattttttgtattcattatatttatgtatttgtggtttattttctttcattAATGTATAGATAAAATTTGTACtagaaatataattattattaccattattttgatatgatttatatttgtcTAATAGGTCTCGTTCTATACATTGGGAATAGTCTGGGAatacaattttattttctattatataattgaataagataatacattttaaattataaaatttacgTACTTTGTTAATGTTAggtttgtaataataaatattattttcatgtaATTCATCACATACATATTTCAATCTttcctttatattatttacattattttttaaaattaataacaaaTTTTTTGTTACATCTTTTctcaattttatattatcttttataataaatattaaataatcttCTAAGCTTGTATAAGTATTAtgtgtataattattatatattatcgatataaatacaaataaggCATCTATTGGATAGCAATAATATCCACAATCATTTTCTATAgtataattatttacaaataatgatatataatttttattaattttttcactTTCATAACGTATTGTTTCAATTTTgggattataataatttctttctaataaaaataattcatttgtttcctcattataatgataaagtACAGTTTTTGAAGGTTCTGATATACTTggtaattttataaaaaaataatttttaatagtaACTTTGCCATccgtttttttatttatttcactTACGCTTGAGCAAAACAGGTGAAATAAAAacacatttttatcatcattcattttaatatatttcctcctttatattataaaacaagaaatatatatatatatatatatatatatatatataatatgctattatattatttatgtatattatttgttataaaaaataattatttagtTAATAtcttgttttcttttttttttttttttaaagccattatttatatgatgcttttttattttttatataatatcataagAATTTTGCCATacatcttaaaaaaaatatatatgtgtattatatatattcatgtgAACATTAGGAGGTACgaatctaatatatatatatatatatatatatataatatatatatgaataaattgtATTGTGTACATATAAAAGCATGTActtgtataaaatatatatttatatttataatgaaaagTTAATTaagaaattaattataaaaacgtatatgaaatataacaAACCATAGGAGAGtcacaaatatatttatcccttaaaaaaaaacttaaCGGAAAAGATAAcgaataagaaatatattaataaaaaaaaaaaaataaaaataaaaaaaaaaagacgtATAAATAACATAGGGGACATATTTTACTAATTGTAAATTTTAGAACACATGTCTCTTTTTGAAttctaataaatatacatatatattatatattttcattcatttgtataaaataagagtgtaaaaaaacataattatgttcctttttaattttttaaaatataatcaaataaatagaatttatttttatatttacatgcAAAGGGTTAGTTATATTAAAGTATAATAAGTTTAGAATTACACATAGGTAAGTTAtttatgttaaaaaatatataaaccaCATATAATGTaagttttatattatgtacaatatgtaaaaaaatatatatatatatatatatatatatatatatatataatatattttatgtgtatatataattttctttataacaAAAGGAGTTTCTTATAAAATTCATTTTAAATTGAGAAAGATACttaagaagaaataaataaagaatcaTGTTTTGTTGAAAAAATTTGTTGTTTTCATATGAACTTttgatatatacataaattcttattatttaaatttataaatcatTCTATCGTTAAGATGACAATTCAACAATAAAATTATTCTGTCATactctattttttttttttattattcataccttaaataaaataagcaTATACAATAATCATCTATTAATATAAGacacaatattattattgttcaaattttttttgttttatataagaataaaaaaattatgaacggTGCAGGAAAAATTgtaacatttaaaaaaaaaaaaaaaaaaaaaaaggttgaATATTACATGTATTGTACAGGTAATGTTAAAAATGTCTTCTTTTTAATACTTATGTAActgtataaattttttttattatatatggtgTTTTTAGtagatattattaaatataaaaaagaaatcagtacaatgtatataaaaatacatacatatatatgtatatatatatatgtattttttatattgaatgattatatataaatctataCACTTTGGATCTTATCTTAATCTCATAAAACCGCACACACATAAAATTTGCATTAACATGCACAGTatgatcatataataataacgtTAAAAaggtttttatttattaatctttatatgaaaaataacaATTTGGAAATGAGGATAATATGatgtattatacatatatttgaaatggtaaaattatataaatatgttctGCACACAAATAAGTGTTTGAAGTAAGTTcacaaaatgataaattacTTCAAGGCATAAAAACACTATCAACATTATATAAGAAGGTTGTATAGCtctttttatgtatataagtAGATGATCATTTAACATAtagacaaaataaaatacatttaatatataagagaacttatacatatatatatatatatatatatatttatttatttatttatatatatatatatattattgagggctttaattttatatatttttgatatgGTCATGATTtgtggaaaaatatatagatattctTGAATTAcacattcattttattatttttatttatttatttatttatttgttttattttttttttttttgtctgattttattgttttctttcttcttttctttttgactttttattttttgttattttaattgtaatgttactatattttaaaattaaacaaaaaaaattatattataacaatatacTTTACACataaggaaaatattttatatttataatatatgtttgtttgtgtcttttaaattttgttcaaataaaaaaatatatttattatatatttttaagtaagatttaatataatatagagATATTTCCTGTAGGGAATTTATAACATGGGAAACATAACAAgcgaacaaaaaaaaaagccgCTCATGTTACATGAGTTAAGTACAAAAATAGGGGACTACCGAACTATATATGAGGTATAGACATAggatattaaataaatataaacaaaaaaaaaaaaaaaaattaagaaataaatgtattaatttaaatataaacaggggtaaacacataaatatatatatatatatatatatatatattatgttttccTTACTTAGGGAGATCCTGAAATGTTGGAAGACCCGGATTTTCCTCATAAAATGATGACTGAAgcattaaataataacaacacaagtaaatatatcatctaaaaagaaaaatttgaaaaaaaaaagtatataatgataaaagaatatttattcCTCTATTtgcataaaattatataagataatattatatatgaaaatattatgtatataaatatatatatatatatatatatatatatatatatttttttttctagttGATGGGACATCTGTGCATGGAACTTTTGTTTATTATCCTAACAAAAGAAAAGCTAAAATGTGGATAgggaattataaaatattaaatccTGAAGATATATTATGTGCTAACGTTGCAGAAAAAATTGGGATAACAGAAATGgaatggaaaaaatatataaaaaggaaaaagaaaaatgaggtatatatatgatatattgattaataaataaaatatataataatgtttattttttttttttataacatattaaagaaatatatataatataattattttgattatgaaataattatatatatatatatatatatatatatatatttatattttcagaATGATGaagtaatgaaaaaaaatggaaatataGGATATAATGAAAATCCCTTTGAAGAACCATCAGTATCACTAAATGACATAAtagaaaaagataataataattataacatggatactaataataatataacaaataatctTAATAGATATATGAAAACATTTAAGCAAAATAAAAACCatccatataatatatctaataagaataattcaaatatatatgcgTCTACTCACGAATCAAATACTAAAGATGATATTCTTGTTAATcaattacaaaataatatattaagcaacgaaaaagataaagaagaaaaaaagaaaaaatctgAATCAAGAGATAGCTATAttgataaattaaatgatgaaaTTACAAATATCAGAGAAGAccaagaaaaaataattaaacaagagtgtaaaaatatttataaatatacaaagtCCAATTATCCTCAAATGATTATTCCTCAAAAAGATGGATCCTTCTTAATAGAAAATGTAGACCCAATAAAATacaataacaaaaaaaaattgatcatccaagaattattaaatgaacaTGAAAATAGATTTCAATCACAAGTATCTAacttaaagaaaaaaataaataaaaaaggatatacCAACTTGTCATCTATGAGTACAAAAGACAGTTTAGGGTTAcctcatttaaaaaataaagacacaaatatatcaaaaagaaatatatatttaaatagaACCCTagtaaaataagaaatatgtgTGTATGAATTGTCATAAATGTGGAGATCATATTTGGaattatgatttatataaatattgttctATTCTTTCTAAATacaacaagaaaaaaatatatatacatatatatatatatatatatatatatatatatatatatatatttttcttttaatttccATATTGtgttaattatatttctattttcttaatttatccattaaattatatttaaaaaaagaaaaaaaaggaagataAAGTAgttgttttctttttctttttgtttatttttatttaattttaatttgttttcattttattttttcgtaactattattatacatgagttaattatatatcaacatttttcaaatacattgttattacatatatagatagttataatataaaaattataaaagaatatataactTATAAGAAAGCAAAATtttgtataaattattttctttttaccgAATTATGAACAACAAAATCAAAtatgtgtttatatttttacaagaaattaattgaaatatatatatttttatttatttattttattttatttttctacaAAATAGATGGTAGCATGAAAttttaatcatataataGATATTGTACGACTTCaaattctttttgtttttttttgtatatgttgattgaattataaaataaatattacaaagTTGATAATATAACACAttaataagtatataaaaatgaaaagtaatatatgtatataggTTTACACGTTTTTggttatatgcatatatgttCAAAAAagattttccttttttggAATTTATAAGGTAAAAAAATTGTTTGAATTAttcaatataaattatataagatATTTTACACAGATAAATGAatgaataaacaaatatatatatatatatatatatatttatatatatatttatatatttatgtttatgtttatgtttatgtttatgtttatgtttaatGTTGATTATATTATCCCCAGTTAGAAGAACCAAAGGGAACATTCTTATAATTCTtaggataataataataagtatTACATGGAGGAAGTATAGATACCGAATTAGTTAAATATTCATCTATTTTAGAAGCTACATCTCTTCCTTCGGCAATTGCTTGTACTACTGTACTAGGTCCTATTCTACAATCTCCACAtgcaaatatatttttatgattagTTTGATAAATTCTATTGTTTGTTTTTATgcaattataattattaagttcaatttttatattatcattttcccATATGGAATCATCTGTTTTTGAAAATCCCAATGCTAAAATGACTACATCAGCTTTATAAATTCTTTCAGTAAATGgtatatcaaaatattcattatGATCCTTTATTATTTGGTAATTCTGaataatatcattttctGCAGGAGATGAAGAAGAATAAGAACTTGCTGTTGTTGTTTCTTGAGTTGGGCCTTTTGAAATACTTTTAatactttttaatttatttgttttagaTAGATGTTTCTTTAAATCTATTTTGGATGAATTATTACGATGATTatccatataattattatataacattttattattttgtttcatttcactttttaagtttttttttaattttactcTTATAGCTCTAATTCCAGAAACTCTTTTAGGGTCTTTATTAGATGGAATGAATTCCAAACTCCTCACACAAAATTCTCTTGGATCTCTACCTTGTATAATGATAGCTTCCTCATGTGAATATTCAActttgaaaatattttttaatcctGGCCACCAATATTCTGATGTATTCATAGGAAGAATTTCTTGTCGTGTAAATTGTAACACACTAGACGCACCCATACGAATAGCTAAACTGATGCAATCTACTGCTGTTTTTCCTCCACCTAATATGATAACATGTTTTTCAGATACatctatataattatcatctgTCATATCTGATTTTGTTAATGATATTTGACATGATGTTAAGAAATCCATagcaaaataaatattatttaaattagcACCTGGAATATCTAACTTTCTAGGAATTTTATAACCAGTAGCTAAAAGTATAGCATCATATTCTTTTACTAAATCAGATAATGTTATATCTACACCtacatttacattatttttcattaaaattccttcttttttcattaatattaatctTCTCTCTAGAATTTTTTTATCTAAACGTACATTTGGTATTCCATTCATTAATAATCCTCCAAAATATTCATCCTTTTCAAAAACAGTTACTTCATGCCCAGCTTTGTTTAATTGTTGTGCTGCAGTTAATCCCGCTGGTCCTGAACCCACAATTGCCACTTTTTTTCCAGTACGACTAATTGGTATCATTGGTTGTAtccatttttttatgaatccATATTCAATAATAGATAAttcaataaattttattgaTACAGCCTTCTCATTTATACTTAAAACACATGCATCTTCACAAGGTGCTGGACAAACACGACCGGTAATTTCTGGGAAATTATTGGTATCTAATAAACGTTCTAGTGCTTTCTTCCATTCATTTTCATATACTAAATTGTTCCAATCAAAAATTCTATTACCTAAGGGACAGCCACCACCACTCGAATTAGGATAATGACAAGTTGGGGTACCACAATCAACACATCTAGAAGCTTGTGTTTTTAATAATTGATTATGTAGTTTACTTTTAACGTTTATGGGTACAATAATTTCGGAATAATCTAATACTCTACTACTAATATCTTTAAGTGGATGAGATAATCTTTCATATTCTTTAAATCCTGTAACTTTATTTGGATTAGCAACTAAAAAAGGTTTCGTAGAACTGATGCTTGAAGCATTTCCATAATCTGATGAAACCCTAGTCATATCACTAATTTCGGTGTCTACactatatttctttattttaccATCACCACTTGTTTTAGCATATTGCGATTGTGAATAATTTGATGATTTGTTAGCATACGTAGTATTGGTAACTTCAGAAATGACGGTGTTGTTTGTATCATcaccattaatattattattatcatctttatttatattattcatattgtttatattgttcatattgtttatattgttcatattgttcatattgttcatattgttcatattgctTACATTGTTTACATTGTTTACATTGTTTACATTGTTTacattgttcatattgttcatattgctTACATTGTTCATATCATTTGTATTACTTATACTTTTCGTATTATTTGCAATACGTAtgtcattttcatcatcctTTTGAATATTTACCATATCAGCCGTTTTTCTTCTTGCACCCAATGTATACCCAGAAAAATCATAGGAATTAGGCACTTCTGCATTTTgcttattttcattttgctTGTTCATTAAGTGTACcccattaattttattataggCTGTCATAGAATTGGAAATATTAGAAACATCATAATTATCCGatggatataaatatttttttaaggtGTATATATTTGGACTTAGTTGTTTTTGAtccatatgaatataatcaTCTGTTTCTCTAATAATCAATTTttcaataaatttatttgaatTTAATGATTTCAAATGTAAATCTAATAAATATTGTTCattaagaatatatttttttatcatttctttTGATTTATCATCTAATTTTTCAGGAAAGGTATTTTTAAAATCTGAAAATGCATTACATTTGAAAGGGATTTCAGAGAATCGTCTCCATTTTCTATTATTACTTCTGCACAATTCTAGATTATGTATAAAACTTTCAAAATcgaaaaatttttttttcttaatattttgttcttcattatttaaacTATTAAAATCATTGGACGAATTTTTTATACTTAATAAATTTCGACTACGTTGTTCTtgtaatatatcataaataattaatccATCTACACTTCTTAATGCTAAAGATTTGGATAATCCTGATATATCATCAGTAATAGTTGTAAAGAATTGCATAgcttttttatacatatgttcTGGTTGATCTACACTTTTTAATAAGGAAGCCCAATCATCTAAAATAGCAGCTGCTTCTTCATTACCTGTTTTAACAAATTCAATACAAGCTTCGGTTAAAACTCTTTTAATATCTCTAGGTATAATTTTAGTAAAACGTTGTAAATTTTCATCAAAATTTTGTAATAACATTTTGGCTGTATATGAATTAGTTCTTTCATAATGTTcatgtaataatttttctaaaGTCATTTTTTCATCCATAGTTTTACAAACTTTCAAATCAACCATTTGATGATTTACatttttctcatttataTCTAATACATATGCTATACCTCCACTCATACCAGCAGCAAAATTACAACCAATTTCACCTAACACTACTACTATACCTTTTGTCATATATTCACAACCATGACTACCAACACCTTCTACAACAGCAATTGCTCCTGAATTTCGAACAGCAAATCTTTCACCTGCTCTTCCAGCAAAAAATGCTCTTCCTTTTGTAGCTCCATATAAAACAGAATTTCCAgctataacatttttttgaCATTCGTTTATAAATAAAGCGTTCTTTGGAAAATGTACTGATATGATACCACCTGATAAACCTTTACCTACAAAATCATTTGCATCTCCTTCTAATTCAAAATTTACTCCACTCGTTAAAAATACACCAAATGATAATCCACCTGTACCTCGAAATTTCACATTTATCGTATCAATTGGTAATCCTTCTTCTccatatttttgtattatatgaTAACTTAACATAGCTCCAACCGCTCTATCTGTATTTTTAATAGGCATTTTAATATTCACAGGTGTACAATTTAATAAGGCAATCTTTGATCTCCTGATTAATTCTCTATCAATAACATCAGATAATTTATGATTTTGAGTTTCACAACAAAATATAGGAATTGgttttacttttttcttttttaaatgaatttttttctttattttcttagtattctttttattaatattattattattatggttcttcttatttatattataagaacccttttctttatattgatatttatatattatgttcctattcatacttttttttttgtttctctTCTCTCTACTGTTTTGTCCTTTcttgtcattattatttggaTATTCATCCTTAACattgttattatcatcataatcatGGTCAGTATGATTATCTTTTCGGCAATTTACATTATCTGCATTATGTACATCATCTACATCATCTATATCATCTACATCATCTAAATCATCTAAATCATCTACATCATCTAAATCATCTACATCATCTAAATCATCTACATCATCTACATCATCTAAATCATctatatcatcatcattatcatcactatCATCATTACCATCACTATCATCACTATCATCACTATCATCACTaccatcattataatattcgtcatcttcttcatctaTATCATCAATTTGATCcatatcttcattttcatcattatcaatattttcCTCTACATCACTCTTATCCGTTTCTTCTTCCTCATTATTGTCGTTCTGATCACTTTCATTTTCCGCATCTGCTTCATCACATTCTACATTTATgaaatattcattttgtcCATTAACCCTTTCTATAGTATCCGCTTGTTTggaattaattttatactttttaataGTATTAAAACTTTCATTTATTAGGACCTGTTTTctattcttcattttttttttaatcgaATGTAGACCAGCtttggtatttttttttttatgcttTGAAGCAGAGTACAAAgaatttgtattatatttcttttttttatttgatatatttttatatcttttattctGATCATCTTTCATTTCATCCTCTGCATAATATTTCCATCCAGGAAATAACAGTTTCGAAAAATCCAAGAGTTTCCTTTTCTCATCATATTTCAAatgatcttttttttttaacaaatcAGATCTACCTATAATTTGAGAAAATTTTCGGAATCCCATACTAGCCAAGTATTCTCGAACTTCTTCAGCtaacataaaaaa from the Plasmodium falciparum 3D7 genome assembly, chromosome: 14 genome contains:
- a CDS encoding ribonuclease H2 subunit B, putative produces the protein MNDDKNVFLFHLFCSSVSEINKKTDGKVTIKNYFFIKLPSISEPSKTVLYHYNEETNELFLLERNYYNPKIETIRYESEKINKNYISLFVNNYTIENDCGYYCYPIDALFVFISIIYNNYTHNTYTSLEDYLIFIIKDNIKLRKDVTKNLLLILKNNVNNIKERLKYVCDELHENNIYYYKPNINKVRKFYNLKCIILFNYIIENKIVFPDYSQCIERDLLDKYKSYQNNGNNNYISSTNFIYTLMKENKPQIHKYNEYKKYVDNYLIEFNKKHYKFNAHNLRTFVWQIIKGFICISLCEQITPQDISDKLKKMKEEETNKKIIQQNETFAKGKKHTLQQTPRNQLMIDSFFKKKVKLK
- a CDS encoding glutamate synthase [NADH], putative, with the protein product MGKENIDNKGLYDSRNEKDACGVGVVADINGKFSRNVIQKALQILLRLSHRGGVQGNNGDGAGILVGIPHEYFQMLSDTCQLPFLLPEKGEYAVAQIFLPQNEERRLFLYHEIEKEVYNHGLVVLGWRSPIPVRRDVISCSVKKSEPFIAQMFVCKRSVFKNYDDFNIYPFSDINFTDDSNLKLNELPDDIELLSFFIRKKLVRHNDMYFCSFSSRTIVYKGLLTPSQIYLYFEDLLSENFTSYLAMVHVRFSTNTSPTWYAAHPFRRICHNGEINTISVNSILFQERMESAKTPECFKSVSIKDLRPINEENYIIYDNDDEIIQKRDTFEDIMLTQNRLKKKSRRNLLLKLKKDYTYNSSAIHYNIKREYMNSDINSNSEFLSNVNDDSKSSSDVDKISEENLMNHLKEKNNKAFRKSMKNQIKHGESQKTKGAISYPSDSSIFDNAIDFLTMTGREIEHAVMMLMPRAYQKDPNISPLEKAFYEYHTCIMEPWDGPALIIFTDGYKVGASLDRNGLRPARYSITNYGLFVLSSETGVVDLSYDKIVHKGSVYPGKVVLVDFKEKKFLRHEEVLSKFLRERPYKKWIDHYSIHMDNIIRPVTNMENIRMNAYKYGAILNKDNYYHNNNTNINNSNNNNNNNMIKSNSNALSINNNKTCLNDIDYYDESLIKKLKAFGYTYDAFNMIISPMVKHAADGLGSMGNDTAFPFLSYLHRNLLYYFQQTFAQVTNPAIDPIREENIMSLMSNLGKEGDLLQYSHVNCHRIFINGPILNEALYNMLLQLPDFPHIIIDMTIDLDKLQSMMINVNSNFSPNKDGDPSQNIHNNIVSNKNSEDPSKLDVCKTKQAKEEHTKKKHISSKYLIKFIDSVNSKAENAIKKGCQLIILSHNNVNEKRVPIFSILIVGALHKYLLSKNLRTKCSLIVKAGDCFEIHHLAVLLSFGADCIYPYILYESLQFIKFADNEARLSNNQMISNYRHAANYGILKIMSKNGISTLPSYKGCGLMQPLGISDEILKKCFINVCDSIIGGVTFEFVEKEILNIFYLAYPKRILTLNLKDANEELDDYGEYHFRNIGKSQIHMNHPETISLLQKATRSGNKDTYKKYSELQNELINHCEIRGQLEINYKKCPSYNKIKKKHEPINIHLVEPVNKILLRFCTGAMSFGSLSEEAHTTVATAMNSMGLKSNTGEGGEAEERIKTANNEINTNSAVKQIASARFGVTAYSLVNAQELQIKVAQGSKPGEGGELPGYKVSSKIASIRRSTPGVGLISPPPHHDMYSIEDVGQLVYDLKNINKEAKISVKLVSKLGIGVITSGVVKGNCEQILISGTSGGTGASKWTSIKHAGLPWEIGLAEAHQTLCKSKLRKRVILQIDGQLKTGRDVILGALLGAESFSFSTQPLISLGCIMMRKCHLNICPVGICTQDPELRKKFAGKPEYIVNFFFMLAEEVREYLASMGFRKFSQIIGRSDLLKKKDHLKYDEKRKLLDFSKLLFPGWKYYAEDEMKDDQNKRYKNISNKKKKYNTNSLYSASKHKKKNTKAGLHSIKKKMKNRKQVLINESFNTIKKYKINSKQADTIERVNGQNEYFINVECDEADAENESDQNDNNEEEETDKSDVEENIDNDENEDMDQIDDIDEEDDEYYNDGSDDSDDSDDSDGNDDSDDNDDDIDDLDDVDDVDDLDDVDDLDDVDDLDDLDDVDDIDDVDDVHNADNVNCRKDNHTDHDYDDNNNVKDEYPNNNDKKGQNSREKRNKKKSMNRNIIYKYQYKEKGSYNINKKNHNNNNINKKNTKKIKKKIHLKKKKVKPIPIFCCETQNHKLSDVIDRELIRRSKIALLNCTPVNIKMPIKNTDRAVGAMLSYHIIQKYGEEGLPIDTINVKFRGTGGLSFGVFLTSGVNFELEGDANDFVGKGLSGGIISVHFPKNALFINECQKNVIAGNSVLYGATKGRAFFAGRAGERFAVRNSGAIAVVEGVGSHGCEYMTKGIVVVLGEIGCNFAAGMSGGIAYVLDINEKNVNHQMVDLKVCKTMDEKMTLEKLLHEHYERTNSYTAKMLLQNFDENLQRFTKIIPRDIKRVLTEACIEFVKTGNEEAAAILDDWASLLKSVDQPEHMYKKAMQFFTTITDDISGLSKSLALRSVDGLIIYDILQEQRSRNLLSIKNSSNDFNSLNNEEQNIKKKKFFDFESFIHNLELCRSNNRKWRRFSEIPFKCNAFSDFKNTFPEKLDDKSKEMIKKYILNEQYLLDLHLKSLNSNKFIEKLIIRETDDYIHMDQKQLSPNIYTLKKYLYPSDNYDVSNISNSMTAYNKINGVHLMNKQNENKQNAEVPNSYDFSGYTLGARRKTADMVNIQKDDENDIRIANNTKSISNTNDMNNVSNMNNMNNVNNVNNVNNVNNVSNMNNMNNMNNMNNINNMNNINNMNNINKDDNNNINGDDTNNTVISEVTNTTYANKSSNYSQSQYAKTSGDGKIKKYSVDTEISDMTRVSSDYGNASSISSTKPFLVANPNKVTGFKEYERLSHPLKDISSRVLDYSEIIVPINVKSKLHNQLLKTQASRCVDCGTPTCHYPNSSGGGCPLGNRIFDWNNLVYENEWKKALERLLDTNNFPEITGRVCPAPCEDACVLSINEKAVSIKFIELSIIEYGFIKKWIQPMIPISRTGKKVAIVGSGPAGLTAAQQLNKAGHEVTVFEKDEYFGGLLMNGIPNVRLDKKILERRLILMKKEGILMKNNVNVGVDITLSDLVKEYDAILLATGYKIPRKLDIPGANLNNIYFAMDFLTSCQISLTKSDMTDDNYIDVSEKHVIILGGGKTAVDCISLAIRMGASSVLQFTRQEILPMNTSEYWWPGLKNIFKVEYSHEEAIIIQGRDPREFCVRSLEFIPSNKDPKRVSGIRAIRVKLKKNLKSEMKQNNKMLYNNYMDNHRNNSSKIDLKKHLSKTNKLKSIKSISKGPTQETTTASSYSSSSPAENDIIQNYQIIKDHNEYFDIPFTERIYKADVVILALGFSKTDDSIWENDNIKIELNNYNCIKTNNRIYQTNHKNIFACGDCRIGPSTVVQAIAEGRDVASKIDEYLTNSVSILPPCNTYYYYPKNYKNVPFGSSNWG